The proteins below are encoded in one region of Neisseria macacae ATCC 33926:
- the proC gene encoding pyrroline-5-carboxylate reductase — MNIYFLGGGNMAAAIAGGLVKQGGYRIHIANRGAEKRERLAKELNVEVSESLPELLSDDVLILAVKPQDMEAACRNVRINGALVLSVAAGLSINTLSRYLGGTRRIVRTMPNTPGKIGLGVSGMFAEAEVSEADRAAADRIMRSVGLTVWLDEEDKLHNITGISGSGPAYVFYLLSALQAAAQAQGFSEEDARALSLATFKGAVALAEQSGEDFAKLQQNVTSKGGTTHEAIETFKSCCVAEAIAQGVEACVKRSQEMAQQYKVV, encoded by the coding sequence ATGAACATCTACTTTTTAGGCGGCGGCAATATGGCAGCTGCCATTGCGGGCGGATTGGTCAAGCAGGGCGGATACCGCATCCACATCGCCAATCGCGGCGCGGAAAAACGCGAGCGTTTGGCAAAAGAATTGAATGTCGAAGTTTCCGAGTCGCTGCCCGAACTGCTTTCAGACGACGTTTTGATTCTTGCCGTCAAACCGCAGGACATGGAAGCCGCGTGCCGCAACGTTCGTATCAACGGCGCATTGGTGCTTTCCGTCGCTGCCGGTTTGTCTATTAATACCCTCAGCCGCTACCTTGGCGGAACGCGCCGAATCGTCCGTACCATGCCCAATACGCCGGGAAAAATCGGTTTGGGCGTATCCGGCATGTTTGCCGAAGCCGAAGTATCCGAAGCCGACCGTGCCGCCGCCGACCGGATTATGCGTTCCGTCGGTTTAACCGTTTGGTTGGACGAAGAAGACAAGTTGCACAATATCACAGGCATTAGCGGCAGCGGCCCCGCCTACGTCTTTTACCTGCTTAGCGCGCTGCAAGCCGCCGCTCAGGCGCAAGGGTTTAGCGAAGAAGATGCCCGCGCCCTCAGTCTCGCCACGTTTAAAGGCGCAGTTGCCTTGGCAGAGCAAAGCGGCGAAGACTTCGCGAAACTGCAGCAAAATGTTACTTCCAAAGGCGGAACCACCCACGAAGCCATCGAAACGTTCAAATCATGCTGCGTCGCCGAAGCCATTGCCCAAGGCGTGGAAGCCTGCGTCAAGCGTTCGCAGGAAATGGCACAACAATATAAGGTCGTCTGA
- a CDS encoding YggS family pyridoxal phosphate-dependent enzyme, with protein MSVLQQNYAEVKRRIAEAEQKAGRQAGEVGLIAVSKTFPSDDIREVYAAGQRDFGENYIQEWYEKTETLADLPDIVWHVIGDVQSNKTKFVAERAHWVHTIGRLKTARRLSEQRPPEMPPLQVCIEVNIAGEEAKHGVAPDEAVALAVEVAKLPNVVVRGLMCVAKADSDDEALRVQFQTMQKLLADLNAAGVRADVLSMGMSGDMPVAVACGATHVRIGSAIFGRREQKGKDGQ; from the coding sequence ATGTCGGTATTGCAACAAAATTATGCGGAGGTGAAACGACGCATTGCCGAAGCCGAGCAAAAGGCGGGCAGGCAGGCGGGCGAAGTGGGTTTGATTGCGGTCAGCAAAACCTTCCCTTCAGACGACATCCGCGAGGTATATGCCGCAGGACAGCGTGATTTTGGTGAAAACTATATTCAGGAGTGGTACGAAAAAACGGAAACGCTCGCGGATTTGCCCGACATTGTTTGGCACGTCATCGGCGATGTGCAGTCAAACAAGACCAAATTTGTCGCCGAACGCGCGCATTGGGTGCATACGATAGGTCGTCTGAAAACCGCCCGCCGCCTGAGCGAACAGCGTCCGCCCGAAATGCCGCCTTTGCAGGTGTGCATCGAAGTCAATATCGCGGGCGAGGAGGCGAAACACGGCGTTGCGCCCGATGAGGCGGTCGCGCTGGCGGTGGAAGTGGCGAAGTTGCCGAATGTGGTTGTACGCGGATTGATGTGTGTCGCCAAAGCCGACAGCGATGATGAAGCATTGCGCGTTCAGTTCCAAACCATGCAGAAACTGCTTGCCGACCTGAACGCGGCGGGTGTTCGCGCGGATGTATTGTCTATGGGGATGTCCGGCGATATGCCTGTGGCGGTCGCGTGCGGCGCAACACATGTGCGCATAGGCAGCGCGATTTTCGGCAGGCGGGAGCAAAAAGGGAAAGATGGTCAATGA
- a CDS encoding type IV pilus twitching motility protein PilT, with product MQITDLLAFGVKNKASDLHLSAGMSPMIRVHGDIRRINLPEMSAEEVGNMVTSVMNDHQRKLFQQDLEVDFSFELPNVARFRVNAFTSNRGPAAVFRTIPSDVLTLEDLRAPRIFQKIADNPRGLVLVTGPTGSGKSTTLAAMINYINETQPAHILTIEDPIEFVHQSKKALVNQRELHQHTHSFANALRSALREDPDVILVGEMRDPETIGLALTAAETGHLVFGTLHTTGAAKTVDRIVDVFPAGEKEMVRSMLSESLRAVISQTLLKTRDGNGRVAAHEILISTPAVRNLIRENKIAQINSALQTGQAHGMQTLDQALQTLVRQGTISPDVARSKAQNSDSMTIV from the coding sequence ATGCAGATTACCGACTTACTCGCTTTCGGCGTCAAAAACAAAGCTTCCGACCTTCACTTAAGCGCCGGAATGTCCCCCATGATCCGTGTTCACGGCGACATCCGCCGCATCAACCTGCCCGAAATGTCCGCCGAAGAAGTCGGCAACATGGTTACTTCGGTCATGAACGACCATCAGCGCAAACTGTTCCAACAAGATTTGGAAGTGGACTTCTCCTTCGAGCTGCCCAACGTCGCCCGTTTCCGTGTCAACGCATTTACCTCCAACCGCGGTCCTGCCGCCGTCTTCCGTACCATTCCGAGCGACGTATTGACGCTGGAAGACCTGCGCGCCCCACGTATTTTCCAAAAAATCGCCGATAACCCGCGCGGCTTGGTACTGGTAACCGGTCCGACCGGTTCCGGTAAATCCACCACGCTGGCGGCGATGATCAACTACATCAACGAAACCCAACCCGCACACATCCTCACCATCGAAGACCCGATCGAGTTCGTCCACCAAAGTAAAAAAGCCCTCGTCAACCAGCGCGAGTTGCACCAACACACCCACAGCTTTGCCAACGCCCTGCGTTCCGCATTGCGTGAAGACCCGGACGTGATTCTCGTGGGCGAGATGCGCGACCCCGAAACCATCGGTCTTGCGCTGACCGCCGCCGAAACCGGCCACTTGGTATTCGGTACGCTGCACACCACCGGCGCAGCCAAAACCGTAGACCGTATCGTCGACGTATTCCCTGCCGGCGAAAAAGAAATGGTGCGTTCGATGCTGTCCGAGTCCCTGCGCGCGGTCATTTCGCAAACCCTGCTGAAAACCCGCGACGGCAACGGCCGTGTTGCCGCACACGAAATTCTCATCTCCACGCCCGCAGTGCGCAACCTGATCCGCGAAAACAAAATCGCCCAAATCAACTCCGCCCTGCAAACCGGTCAAGCACACGGCATGCAAACCCTCGACCAAGCGCTGCAAACCCTCGTCCGCCAAGGCACCATCAGCCCCGACGTAGCCCGCAGTAAAGCGCAAAACAGCGACAGCATGACCATCGTCTGA
- a CDS encoding PilT/PilU family type 4a pilus ATPase, producing MSETTPLHNLLSEMVQAYSQKNQPPHIPTPAEIGTHLHPLLDRMCVEAEKRGASDIFISAGFPPAVKVSGTLTPVPHKALTGEDTAAIVESTMNPEQLETFNREWELNYSVQSRSNTRYRVNAYHEQGRVGMVLRRINQEIPEMESLGLPAKLKDLSLSPRGLLILAGPTGSGKSTTMASMLDYRNHKMPGHIVTIEDPIEFIYKPRRSIFTQREVGIDTNDWKIAVQSAMRQAPDVVCIGEVRSEASMEYALQLAQTGHLCVFTIHANTAAQTIERIINFYQEDRRKQVLMDLALNLTGIIGQRLAIKKNRSQRTAVVDLLLNTPAMQDLIFKGELMEIRELMMRSGTDGMQTFDQHLFELYIQGQIEYDEALRQAVSTNDLRLRIQMHEEGNDPDRLYDRISDLNLIS from the coding sequence ATGAGCGAAACAACTCCTTTACACAACTTACTCAGCGAAATGGTGCAAGCCTACTCGCAAAAAAACCAACCGCCACATATTCCCACTCCCGCCGAAATCGGCACACACCTCCATCCCCTGCTCGACCGTATGTGCGTCGAAGCAGAAAAACGCGGCGCATCCGACATCTTCATCAGCGCAGGTTTCCCGCCTGCCGTCAAAGTCAGCGGCACCCTGACCCCCGTCCCGCACAAAGCCCTGACTGGCGAAGACACTGCCGCCATCGTCGAATCCACCATGAACCCCGAGCAGCTTGAGACCTTCAACCGCGAATGGGAACTCAACTACTCCGTCCAATCCCGCAGCAACACCCGTTACCGCGTCAACGCCTACCACGAACAAGGCCGCGTCGGCATGGTCTTGCGCCGTATCAACCAAGAAATCCCCGAAATGGAGAGCCTCGGCCTGCCCGCCAAACTCAAAGACCTCTCCCTTTCCCCGCGCGGCCTGCTGATCCTTGCCGGCCCGACCGGTTCCGGTAAATCGACCACCATGGCATCCATGCTCGACTACCGCAACCACAAAATGCCCGGCCACATCGTCACCATCGAAGACCCGATCGAATTCATCTACAAACCCCGCCGCAGCATCTTCACCCAGCGCGAAGTCGGCATCGACACCAACGACTGGAAAATCGCCGTTCAAAGCGCGATGCGTCAAGCGCCCGACGTCGTCTGTATCGGCGAGGTGCGCAGCGAAGCCAGTATGGAATACGCCCTCCAGCTTGCCCAAACCGGCCACTTGTGCGTCTTCACCATCCACGCCAACACCGCCGCCCAAACCATCGAACGTATCATCAACTTCTACCAAGAAGACCGACGCAAACAGGTCCTCATGGATTTGGCACTCAACCTGACCGGCATCATCGGCCAGCGCCTCGCCATCAAGAAAAACCGCAGCCAGCGTACCGCCGTCGTCGACCTTCTGCTCAACACACCCGCCATGCAGGATTTGATTTTCAAAGGTGAACTCATGGAAATCCGCGAACTCATGATGCGCTCCGGCACTGACGGCATGCAGACCTTCGACCAACACCTGTTCGAACTCTACATCCAAGGTCAAATCGAATACGACGAAGCCCTGCGCCAAGCCGTTTCCACCAACGACCTGCGCCTGCGCATCCAAATGCACGAAGAAGGCAACGACCCCGACCGCCTCTACGACCGCATCAGCGATTTGAACCTGATTTCGTAA
- a CDS encoding helix-turn-helix domain-containing protein: MSKYTLHFKYQAVLHYLHIRSQQRTADHYGISRTHLRRWIRAYQEGGIGALEHPQSKTMTQHRKNPFIADKPDQEKTQAELIEELCYMRAKVAYLKELKALSQKQTAKDKAKPSKH; this comes from the coding sequence ATGAGCAAATATACATTACACTTCAAATACCAAGCCGTACTCCACTACCTGCATATACGCAGCCAACAGCGTACCGCAGACCACTACGGCATTTCCCGAACCCACCTGAGACGATGGATACGCGCCTATCAAGAAGGCGGTATCGGCGCACTCGAACATCCCCAATCCAAAACCATGACCCAACACCGCAAAAACCCCTTCATCGCAGATAAACCCGACCAAGAAAAAACGCAGGCAGAGCTTATTGAAGAGTTGTGCTATATGCGCGCAAAGGTTGCCTACCTAAAGGAGTTAAAAGCCCTCAGCCAAAAGCAGACCGCAAAGGACAAAGCCAAACCGTCCAAACACTGA